The following proteins are encoded in a genomic region of Nicotiana sylvestris chromosome 4, ASM39365v2, whole genome shotgun sequence:
- the LOC104234981 gene encoding suppressor protein SRP40: MGSCISKCNPQKDFQEEDNNHECVKDKLVISQAPISPKISLPSSSSTIQKRVSSSPSSSSSSVSLSSFSSIVTNTTLSSSLSSSSSSSCFKDRSFSNDFLLSCAQEHDRILDIKKINKGSTCVSQNMSSTMSSSSKKFSRSSSSSLSKPPSPRRECNNSTTPKKRPRANSPTIVRQKSFRKEPDQLLKGGNIGNTSNVTSTYHHFPSTRTTLKSPSPSRRFPSNLNGDSSFRRSVVSNGNILSRSSSLRRDNHINNNQPAITPKREGKMRNALQVSPKIDEMEIGEVKSSHDLDSLLMEDINNPLIALDCFIFL; this comes from the coding sequence ATGGGTTCTTGCATTAGTAAATGCAACCCCCAAAAAGATTTCCAAGAAGAAGATAATAACCATGAATGTGTTAAAGATAAGCTTGTGATTTCACAAGCTCCCATATCTCCAAAAATttctcttccttcttcttcttcaactatTCAAAAGCGCgtctcttcttctccttcttcatcatcttcttcagtaTCTCTTTCTTCGTTTTCCTCTATTGTGACTAACACTACATTATCTTCATCTTTGTCGTCGTCATCTTCCTCCTCTTGTTTCAAGGATCGTTCTTTTTCGAACGACTTCTTATTATCTTGTGCCCAAGAACACGATCGTATACTTGACATCAAGAAGATAAATAAAGGAAGTACTTGTGTTAGTCAAAATATGTCATCAACCATGTCTTCAAGTAGCAAGAAATTTTCGCGATCATCATCATCCTCTTTGTCGAAACCACCAAGTCCTCGAAGAGAGTGCAATAATTCTACGACCCCTAAGAAAAGGCCACGTGCCAATTCGCCAACAATAGTTCGACAAAAGAGTTTTAGAAAAGAACCTGATCAACTACTCAAGGGAGGAAATATTGGTAATACTTCAAATGTTACTTCTACATATCATCATTTTCCTAGTACTAGAACAACTCTTAAATCACCATCTCCAAGTCGAAGATTTCCTTCGAATTTGAACGGTGACAGCTCGTTTAGAAGATCGGTTGTTTCCAACGGGAATATTTTATCAAGATCGTCGTCTTTGAGAAGAGATAACCATATCAATAATAATCAGCCAGCAATTACTCCAAAACGTGAAGGAAAAATGAGAAATGCACTTCAGGTTTCTccgaagattgatgaaatggaaATTGGAGAAGTAAAGTCAAGTCACGATTTGGACTCCTTGCTCATGGAGGATATTAACAATCCTCTTATTGCCTTGGATTGTTTTATTTTTCTCTAG